The Camelina sativa cultivar DH55 chromosome 14, Cs, whole genome shotgun sequence genome includes a window with the following:
- the LOC104743706 gene encoding glycine-rich cell wall structural protein-like, which yields PGPSGPRPGLGGGVGGLIAGAATAAAAAMGGHHAGHHGGYGHHGHGKYKRGFFGGGKYKRGKHSMFGGGKYKRGKHGMFGGKHGMFGRRKWK from the exons CCCGGACCCTCCGGTCCTCGTCcag GTCTTGGAGGAGGAGTCGGGGGATTGATAGCAGGAGCGGCAACAGCGGCCGCGGCTGCAATGGGAGGTCACCACGCAGGTCATCACGGAGGCTACGGGCACCACGGCCACGGAAAATACAAAAGAGGGTTTTTTGGAGGAGGGAAGTATAAGCGAGGGAAGCACAGTATGTTCGGAGGAGGGAAGTACAAGCGTGGTAAGCACGGCATGTTCGGAGGCAAGCATGGCATGTTCGGACGAAGGAAGTGGAAATGA
- the LOC104741777 gene encoding glycine-rich protein A3-like: MGKDKHHEQDKGFFSHHNHHGHGYPPGAYPPPPGAYPPPGAYPPQGYPPPPHGYPPVAYPPPPGAYPPAGYPGPSGPRPGLGGGVGGLIAGAATAAAAAMGGHHAGHHGGYGHHGHGKYKRGFFGGGKYKRGKHSMFGGGKYKRGKHGMFGGKHGMFGRRKWK; the protein is encoded by the exons ATGGGTAAAGACAAGCACCACGAACAAGACAAAGGATTCTTCTCACATCATAACCATCACGGACATGGGTATCCACCGGGAGCTTATCCTCCACCACCGGGAGCTTATCCTCCACCAGGGGCTTACCCTCCACAAGGTTATCCTCCGCCACCTCACGGCTATCCACCGGTCGCTTATCCACCTCCTCCCGGCGCTTATCCTCCTGCCGGTTATCCCGGACCCTCCGGTCCTCGTCcag GTCTTGGAGGAGGAGTCGGGGGATTGATAGCAGGAGCGGCAACAGCGGCCGCGGCTGCAATGGGAGGTCACCACGCAGGTCATCACGGAGGCTACGGGCACCACGGCCACGGAAAATACAAAAGAGGGTTTTTTGGAGGAGGGAAGTATAAGCGAGGGAAGCACAGTATGTTCGGAGGAGGGAAGTACAAGCGTGGTAAGCACGGCATGTTCGGAGGCAAGCATGGCATGTTCGGACGAAGGAAGTGGAAATGA
- the LOC104741778 gene encoding upstream activation factor subunit UAF30-like isoform X2, with product MAAISRVFGGFRTLMAKAATAEAVTVAGAAGKEGKGVFKVFTVSQPLASFAGETQLTRGTAVKKVWEYVKLHNLQNPANKREIHCDAKLKTIFDGKDKVGITEIMKLLSPHFPKSV from the exons ATGGCGgcaatttctagggtttttggaGGGTTCAGGACACTGATGGCGAAGGCGGCGACTGCTGAGGCCGTTACTGTCGCTGGAGCTGCTGGTAAAGAAGGAAAAGGGGTGTTCAAGGTGTTTACAGTCTCGCAGCCGTTGGCTAGCTTCGCCGGAGAAACCCAACTCACTCGTGGTACCGCCGTGAAGAAGGTTTGGGAGTATGTTAAGCTTCACAATCTCCAG AACCCGGCGAACAAGAGGGAGATACACTGCGATGCTAAGTTGAAGACGATTTTCGATGGCAAAGACAAAGTTGGAATCACAGAGATCATGAAGCTCCTCTCACCACATTTTCCCAAATCTGTTTGA
- the LOC104741778 gene encoding upstream activation factor subunit UAF30-like isoform X1 gives MAAISRVFGGFRTLMAKAATAEAVTVAGAAGKEGKGVFKVFTVSQPLASFAGETQLTRGTAVKKVWEYVKLHNLQNPANKREIHCDAKLKTIFDGKDKVGITEIMKLLSPHFPKSV, from the exons ATGGCGgcaatttctagggtttttggaGGGTTCAGGACACTGATGGCGAAGGCGGCGACTGCTGAGGCCGTTACTGTCGCTGGAGCTGCTGGTAAAGAAGGAAAAGGGGTGTTCAAGGTGTTTACAGTCTCGCAGCCGTTGGCTAGCTTCGCCGGAGAAACCCAACTCACTCGTG GTACCGCCGTGAAGAAGGTTTGGGAGTATGTTAAGCTTCACAATCTCCAG AACCCGGCGAACAAGAGGGAGATACACTGCGATGCTAAGTTGAAGACGATTTTCGATGGCAAAGACAAAGTTGGAATCACAGAGATCATGAAGCTCCTCTCACCACATTTTCCCAAATCTGTTTGA
- the LOC104743707 gene encoding ABC transporter G family member 14-like: MPQNCIAPRPEEDGGGMVQGLRDMSETQSKSVLAFPIVTSQPGLQMSMYPITLKFEEVVYKVKIEQTSSQCLGSWKSKEKTILNGITGMVCPGEILAMLGPSGSGKTTLLSALGGRLSKTFSGKVMYNGQPFSGCIKRRTGFVAQDDVLYPHLTVWETLFFTALLRLPSSLTRDEKAEHVDRVIAELGLNRCTNSMIGGPLFRGISGGEKKRVSIGQEMLINPSLLLLDEPTSGLDSTTAHRIITTIKRLASGGRTVVTTIHQPSSRIYHMFDKVVLLSEGSPIYYGSASSAMEYFSSLGFSTSMTVNPADLLLDLANGIPPDSQKETTEQEQKTVKETLVSAYEKNISAKLKAELCNAESQSYDYTKAAAKNLKSEQWCTTWWYQFTVLLQRGVRERRFESFNKLRIFQVISVAFLGGLLWWHTPKSHIQDRTALLFFFSVFWGFYPLYNAVFTFPQEKRMLIKERSSGMYRLSSYFMARNVGDLPLELALPTAFVFIIYWMGGLKPDPTTFILSLLVVLYSVLVAQGLGLAFGALLMNIKQATTLASVTTLVFLIAGGYYVQQIPTKKEPSYSXYCYKLLLGIQYTDDDYYECSKGVWCRVGDFPAXYIRKQVI, encoded by the exons ATGCCTCAGAACTGCATAGCACCAAGGCCtgaagaagatggtggaggCATGGTACAAGGTTTGCGAGACATGTCAGAAACGCAGAGCAAATCTGTACTAGCTTTCCCCATCGTCACTTCACAACCTGGTCTCCAGATGTCCATGTACCCCATAACTCTCAAG TTTGAGGAGGTTGTGTACAAGGTTAAGATAGAGCAGACAAGTAGTCAGTGCTTGGGATCATggaaaagcaaagagaagacGATTCTGAATGGGATAACAGGAATGGTTTGTCCAGGAGAGATTCTAGCCATGTTAGGTCCCTCAGGCAGTGGCAAAACCACTCTTCTCTCAGCTCTCGGGGGCCGCCTCTCCAAAACTTTCTCAGGTAAAGTCATGTACAACGGTCAGCCTTTCTCCGGCTGCATCAAACGCAGAACAGGGTTTGTTGCTCAGGATGACGTCCTGTACCCTCACCTCACGGTTTGGGAGACTCTCTTCTTTACTGCACTTCTACGGCTACCAAGTAGCTTGACCAGAGACGAGAAGGCTGAGCATGTGGACCGAGTTATCGCTGAACTCGGATTAAATCGGTGTACAAACAGCATGATAGGAGGACCACTGTTCAGAGGAATATCAGGAGGTGAGAAAAAAAGGGTTAGCATTGGTCAAGAAATGCTGATCAATCCTAGCTTGCTCCTTCTTGATGAACCAACTTCAGGTCTTGATTCGACCACTGCTCACCGCATTATAACCACAATCAAACGGCTGGCTTCTGGAGGAAGAACAGTCGTCACCACTATTCATCAGCCATCAAGCCGTATATACCATATGTTTGACAAGGTGGTTTTGCTCTCTGAAGGAAGTCCCATCTACTATGGCTCTGCATCTTCTGCTATGGAATATTTCAGTTCTCTTGGATTCTCCACTTCCATGACAGTTAACCCAGCTGACCTTTTACTTGACCTTGCAAACG GAATCCCACCTGATTCTCAGAAGGAGACCACGGAACAAGAACAGAAGACAGTAAAAGAAACCCTTGTTTCAGCTTATGAGAAAAACATTTCTGCTAAACTGAAAGCTGAACTCTGCAATGCGGAATCTCAAAGCTATGACTACACCAAAGCTGCTG CCAAAAATCTCAAGTCAGAACAATGGTGCACAACTTGGTGGTACCAGTTCACTGTATTGCTCCAAAGAGGAGTCAGAGAGAGGAGATTCGAATCTTTCAACAAGCTCAGGATATTCCAAGTCATCAGTGTAGCTTTTCTTGGTGGCCTTCTATGGTGGCATACTCCAAAATCTCACATCCAAGATAGA ACTgccttgctcttcttcttctcagtctTTTGGGGCTTCTACCCGCTATACAACGCGGTTTTCACATTTCCTCAAGAGAAAAGAATGCTAATAAAGGAACGTTCTTCAGGAATGTACCGTCTCTCCTCCTATTTCATGGCTAGAAACGTTGGGGACCTGCCCTTGGAACTTGCCCTTCCAACTGCTTTTGTGTTCATAATTTACTGGATGGGTGGACTTAAACCAGACCCAACAACGTTTATCCTCTCACTACTGGTTGTTCTCTATTCCGTTCTTGTTGCTCAAGGTCTTGGCTTAGCCTTTGGTGCTCTGCTTATGAACATCAAGCAAGCCACAACGTTAGCATCTGTTACTACACTCGTGTTTCTCATAGCTGGAGGGTATTACGTGCAGCAAATCCCNACCAAGAAAGAAccatcttatt CTTNTTACTGCTACAAGCTGCTTTTGGGTATTCAATACACTGATGACGACTATTATGAGTGTTCAAAGGGAGTCTGGTGCAGAGTTGGAGATTTCCCAGCAANATACATACGAAAGCAAGTGATCTAA